In one Shinella sp. PSBB067 genomic region, the following are encoded:
- a CDS encoding DUF1045 domain-containing protein: MRYALYFTPPASDPLTLSAQRWLGRNAFTSAALAQPAIAGFDAAALSGLTADPRRYGFHATLKAPFCLAEGRSEAELVAEIGRFVSQAEPFEIPEVVVGRLGSFFALVPGDHCNELQTFAGEVVRRFERFRAPLTSADIARRKPDELNAAERQNLVQWGYPYVFDEFRFHMTLTGRVAAERRDAVENVLLDHFAAFHGRPLPVAGLALFREPARGADFTVHSLFPLGGAANRKTA; encoded by the coding sequence GTGCGTTACGCCCTCTATTTCACACCGCCCGCAAGCGATCCGCTGACCCTTTCCGCCCAGCGCTGGCTGGGGCGCAATGCGTTCACGAGCGCGGCCCTGGCGCAGCCGGCGATCGCCGGCTTCGATGCGGCGGCGCTGTCCGGGCTCACCGCCGATCCGCGGCGCTACGGCTTCCATGCCACGCTGAAGGCGCCGTTCTGCCTGGCGGAGGGCCGCAGCGAGGCCGAACTTGTCGCCGAGATCGGCCGCTTCGTCTCGCAGGCCGAGCCCTTCGAGATTCCGGAGGTCGTCGTCGGCCGGCTCGGCTCCTTCTTCGCGCTGGTGCCGGGCGATCATTGCAACGAACTTCAGACCTTCGCCGGCGAGGTGGTGCGCCGCTTCGAGCGTTTCCGTGCGCCGCTCACCTCCGCCGACATCGCCCGCCGCAAGCCGGACGAGCTGAATGCCGCCGAGCGGCAGAATCTCGTGCAGTGGGGGTATCCTTACGTCTTCGACGAGTTCCGCTTCCACATGACGCTGACGGGGCGTGTCGCGGCCGAGCGCCGCGATGCCGTCGAGAACGTGCTCCTCGATCATTTCGCCGCGTTCCATGGCCGCCCGCTGCCCGTCGCCGGCCTTGCGCTCTTCCGGGAGCCCGCGCGCGGCGCCGATTTCACCGTCCATTCGCTCTTCCCTCTGGGCGGAGCCGCCAACAGAAA
- the phnE gene encoding phosphonate ABC transporter, permease protein PhnE produces the protein MTTLDAARMDEIAARHPAVFHRSFWQRFRVPVIAGGFVLYALYCWWFFAIGHVLGTANWSIAGTYLADWVSYEVRPEVTIAPDGAMKLTYPRFSPLGPDAQPDWVDIERGTMTRTTPAAGAASTTQKPASMGFMGSGGAVGGPSSAATEAIRTTTREEEVVTRAKITLNSATSVEVVPQRVTVRHSGETLVVDLDGAKMRVDGALPAWAKQKEPGGKITLSFGFAGWGEIEADDISVRRRFLGWANFLFDTNSPFHGKSTSEVFSLIASGDRIDPKQSNLSLAWNNILYNAEWQHLDVWVKLLQTIVMAFVGTLFAMLLAFPLAFLAARNITRSRLSNQVTKRLFDFLRSVDMLIWALFFTRAFGPGPLAGMSAIFFTDTGTLGKLYSEALENIDDRQREGVKSVGAAPVAVQRYGVLPQVMPLFASQALYFWESNTRSATIIGAVGAGGIGLKLWEAMRTNSDWENVAYMVLLILVVVFVFDGISNALRSRLMGGPAH, from the coding sequence ATGACGACCCTCGATGCCGCACGGATGGATGAGATCGCAGCGCGCCATCCGGCCGTCTTCCACCGCTCGTTCTGGCAGCGTTTCCGCGTGCCCGTCATCGCCGGCGGCTTCGTGCTCTACGCGCTCTATTGCTGGTGGTTCTTCGCCATCGGCCACGTGCTCGGCACCGCCAACTGGAGCATCGCCGGCACCTATCTCGCCGACTGGGTCTCCTATGAGGTGCGGCCCGAGGTGACGATCGCCCCTGACGGTGCGATGAAGCTCACCTATCCGCGCTTCTCGCCGCTCGGGCCGGATGCGCAGCCGGACTGGGTGGACATCGAGCGCGGCACGATGACCCGCACCACGCCCGCCGCGGGCGCGGCCTCCACCACGCAAAAGCCGGCGTCGATGGGCTTCATGGGCAGCGGCGGCGCTGTCGGCGGCCCGTCCTCCGCCGCGACCGAAGCGATCAGGACGACGACCCGCGAGGAGGAGGTGGTCACGCGCGCGAAGATCACCCTCAATTCCGCGACGAGCGTCGAGGTGGTGCCGCAGCGCGTGACGGTCCGGCATTCCGGCGAGACGCTGGTCGTCGATCTCGACGGCGCGAAGATGAGGGTGGATGGCGCGCTGCCGGCCTGGGCGAAGCAGAAGGAACCCGGCGGGAAGATCACGCTTTCCTTCGGCTTTGCCGGCTGGGGCGAGATCGAGGCGGACGACATCAGCGTCCGCAGGCGCTTCCTCGGCTGGGCGAACTTCCTGTTCGACACGAACTCGCCCTTCCACGGCAAGTCCACCTCCGAGGTTTTCTCGTTGATTGCGTCGGGCGACCGGATCGACCCGAAGCAATCGAACCTCTCGCTCGCCTGGAACAACATCCTCTACAATGCCGAATGGCAGCATCTCGATGTCTGGGTCAAGCTGCTCCAGACCATCGTCATGGCTTTCGTCGGTACGCTGTTTGCCATGCTGCTCGCCTTCCCGCTCGCCTTCCTCGCCGCGCGCAACATCACGCGCAGCCGGCTTTCCAACCAGGTGACGAAACGCCTCTTCGATTTCCTGCGCTCGGTCGACATGCTCATCTGGGCGCTGTTCTTCACCCGTGCCTTCGGCCCGGGGCCACTCGCGGGCATGTCGGCGATCTTCTTCACGGATACCGGCACGCTCGGCAAGCTTTATTCGGAAGCGCTGGAGAACATCGACGACAGGCAGCGTGAGGGCGTGAAATCGGTGGGTGCGGCACCGGTTGCCGTGCAGCGCTACGGCGTGCTGCCACAGGTCATGCCGCTTTTTGCCTCCCAGGCACTTTACTTCTGGGAATCGAACACCCGTTCTGCCACGATCATCGGCGCCGTCGGGGCAGGGGGAATCGGCCTCAAGCTCTGGGAGGCGATGCGGACCAATTCGGACTGGGAGAACGTCGCCTATATGGTGCTCTTGATCCTCGTCGTGGTCTTCGTCTTCGACGGCATATCGAACGCGCTGCGCTCGCGCCTGATGGGCGGGCCTGCGCACTAG